One window from the genome of Cyclobacterium amurskyense encodes:
- a CDS encoding (2Fe-2S)-binding protein — translation MKININNKEYLVDVANNPSLLEVLRDQLDFTGTKYGCGEGACGACKVLVNENPTPACITPVTSVAGKKVTTIEGLEVNGELHAVQKILLEEDVFQCSYCAPGMILSAVALLKKRPNANEKELIDGLNGNICRCCTYPAIINALKKLSQNNSE, via the coding sequence ATGAAAATCAATATAAATAATAAAGAATATTTGGTGGATGTCGCCAATAACCCTAGCCTGTTGGAAGTCCTTAGAGACCAATTGGATTTCACAGGTACCAAATATGGTTGTGGTGAAGGAGCTTGTGGCGCGTGTAAAGTTTTAGTCAATGAAAACCCCACGCCCGCATGTATTACACCTGTGACTTCTGTCGCAGGTAAAAAGGTTACAACCATAGAAGGGTTGGAGGTCAATGGAGAACTTCATGCAGTACAAAAGATTTTGCTGGAAGAAGATGTCTTTCAGTGTAGTTACTGCGCCCCAGGTATGATCCTATCTGCTGTGGCTTTATTGAAAAAACGTCCGAATGCCAATGAGAAAGAATTGATAGATGGGTTGAATGGAAACATCTGTCGATGTTGTACCTATCCTGCTATAATCAATGCACTCAAGAAATTGAGTCAAAACAATAGTGAATAA
- the efp gene encoding elongation factor P: MASTADFKNGLCLVFNHDIMTIVEFQHVKPGKGPAFVRTKLKSLTSGKVLDKTFNSGEKVTTARVEKRPHQYIYNDDMGYHFMDTETFEQIPIEEKLIERPELLKEGQMVDILIHDETETPLGVELPAFVELMVTYTEPGIKGDTATNTLKPATLETGAVVMVPLFVDQDIMIKVDTRDGSYSERVK; this comes from the coding sequence ATGGCAAGTACTGCTGATTTCAAAAATGGCCTCTGCCTGGTGTTCAATCATGACATCATGACAATCGTTGAGTTTCAACATGTAAAACCTGGAAAAGGTCCAGCATTCGTTAGAACTAAACTAAAAAGTCTTACTAGCGGAAAAGTGCTGGATAAGACATTCAATTCTGGCGAAAAGGTCACAACGGCTCGGGTGGAAAAAAGACCACATCAGTACATTTATAATGATGACATGGGCTATCACTTCATGGACACTGAAACTTTCGAACAAATCCCAATTGAAGAAAAGTTAATTGAAAGGCCTGAATTGTTGAAAGAAGGACAAATGGTAGACATCCTTATCCACGATGAAACCGAGACCCCACTAGGTGTCGAACTTCCTGCATTTGTAGAATTAATGGTAACTTACACCGAACCTGGCATCAAGGGAGATACCGCCACAAACACATTAAAGCCAGCCACACTAGAAACCGGCGCAGTCGTAATGGTCCCATTATTTGTTGATCAGGACATTATGATTAAGGTAGATACACGTGATGGTTCCTACTCAGAAAGAGTGAAATAA
- a CDS encoding xanthine dehydrogenase family protein molybdopterin-binding subunit, translated as MKLKVNKMQSSGNKNSKKLAGKITRRSFFKYLGAGFATYMVWSDVLVASALSTNENPTAFPDQDLIGSWIHISPIGQITVFTGKVEIGQNIRTSLSQVVAEELSVRPDAINMVMGDTALTPYDRGTYGSLTTLQISPILRIMAANLRHLLMEEAKKTWGIASSNLMLKGGMVIDPKTNKKLGFGDLVNGKSLLKKVDNNIKPIAPEKWKIAGQSISKINGRDFITGKHRYVSDLVLPGMVFGRVLRPPFYGAKLLSVDTSAAEKIPSVEVVKDGDFIGVTAASTLTAAVALALIDSTWEQSPTTERSELFEQLVKSASEKKKVNKEVKIAYDRGDIKINQRFEIDYIAHVPLETRASLASWDKGYLEVWAGTQRPFGLHEELQKSFDLAVDKIRVHVPDTGSGYGGKQTSEVGLEAARLSKHVGKPVKVCWTREEEFKWAYFRPAGVVELKASLTNGKVSSWEFHNYNSGSAGIDFPYTSANKHLEYHRSSSPLRQGSYRALSSTANVFAMESMVNDLAIESCEDPVQFRLKNLENPRLKAVIKAAAQFFEWGRLKNQENIGHGMACGTVKGGFVATFVEVEVAQPSRELIIRNVVTAFECGVIINPRHLESQVTGCVLQGLGGALFEAVDFKEGKLTNASLISYRVPRFSDVPKMKVILLDRKDLPSSGAGEAPIVCIAPALRNAIDDASGVKLYNLPMLPSGTVPDNT; from the coding sequence ATGAAATTGAAGGTGAATAAAATGCAATCCTCAGGTAATAAAAATTCCAAAAAGCTTGCTGGTAAAATTACCAGAAGAAGCTTTTTTAAGTATTTGGGAGCAGGATTTGCTACCTATATGGTTTGGTCCGATGTTTTAGTCGCTTCGGCCTTATCTACCAATGAAAATCCAACTGCATTTCCTGATCAGGATCTTATAGGGTCTTGGATTCACATCTCACCCATTGGTCAGATTACGGTTTTCACAGGGAAGGTAGAAATTGGCCAAAATATTAGAACTTCCTTAAGTCAGGTGGTGGCCGAAGAACTGTCAGTTCGTCCTGATGCTATAAATATGGTCATGGGTGACACTGCCTTGACTCCGTACGATAGAGGTACCTATGGAAGCTTAACTACCCTCCAGATTTCTCCCATATTGAGAATTATGGCCGCTAACCTAAGGCATCTTTTGATGGAGGAAGCAAAAAAGACTTGGGGCATTGCCTCTTCAAACTTAATGTTGAAGGGAGGAATGGTAATTGATCCCAAAACTAACAAAAAGCTGGGATTTGGTGATTTGGTAAATGGAAAGTCTCTTTTGAAAAAGGTGGACAATAACATTAAACCTATAGCTCCGGAGAAATGGAAGATAGCGGGGCAGTCTATTTCCAAAATTAATGGCAGGGATTTTATTACGGGTAAACACCGATACGTTTCTGATCTGGTTTTGCCAGGGATGGTCTTCGGAAGAGTATTGCGCCCACCTTTTTATGGGGCAAAATTACTTTCGGTTGATACCAGTGCTGCAGAAAAAATACCAAGTGTTGAGGTGGTAAAGGATGGTGATTTTATTGGTGTAACTGCAGCGAGCACATTGACCGCCGCAGTGGCTTTGGCCTTAATTGACAGTACTTGGGAGCAAAGCCCAACTACTGAACGGTCTGAGCTTTTTGAACAATTGGTAAAATCTGCCTCTGAGAAGAAAAAGGTAAATAAGGAAGTGAAAATTGCCTATGATCGTGGCGATATAAAGATCAATCAACGTTTTGAAATTGATTATATAGCCCACGTTCCTTTAGAAACCAGAGCAAGCTTAGCATCTTGGGATAAAGGATACCTGGAAGTTTGGGCCGGAACACAACGACCCTTTGGCCTGCATGAAGAATTGCAGAAATCCTTTGACCTAGCCGTTGATAAAATTCGTGTCCATGTACCTGATACTGGGTCTGGATATGGAGGTAAGCAAACGAGTGAAGTAGGACTTGAAGCAGCAAGGTTGTCTAAACATGTCGGCAAGCCTGTGAAAGTTTGCTGGACCAGAGAGGAAGAGTTTAAATGGGCTTATTTTAGACCTGCCGGAGTAGTTGAGTTGAAGGCATCTTTGACCAATGGTAAAGTTTCTTCCTGGGAATTTCACAATTATAACTCAGGATCAGCAGGTATAGATTTTCCTTATACCTCAGCCAATAAACACCTTGAATACCATCGTTCATCCTCTCCCTTAAGACAGGGGTCTTATAGGGCTTTGTCCTCTACGGCTAATGTTTTTGCAATGGAATCAATGGTGAATGACCTGGCCATAGAATCTTGTGAAGATCCAGTACAATTCAGGTTAAAAAATTTAGAAAATCCAAGGTTAAAAGCTGTAATCAAAGCAGCAGCCCAATTCTTTGAATGGGGAAGGCTTAAGAATCAAGAAAATATAGGGCATGGGATGGCCTGTGGGACGGTAAAAGGAGGCTTTGTAGCCACCTTTGTTGAGGTAGAAGTGGCGCAACCGAGTAGGGAATTGATTATTCGTAATGTGGTAACAGCATTTGAATGCGGGGTGATCATCAATCCAAGGCATTTAGAAAGCCAGGTAACCGGCTGCGTTCTCCAAGGCTTGGGTGGAGCGCTTTTTGAGGCAGTAGATTTTAAGGAAGGAAAGCTTACCAATGCCAGCCTGATTTCCTACAGGGTGCCAAGGTTTAGTGATGTTCCGAAAATGAAAGTTATATTATTGGATAGAAAGGATTTGCCATCATCTGGAGCAGGGGAAGCTCCAATTGTATGCATAGCACCAGCTTTAAGAAATGCTATTGATGATGCCTCAGGTGTTAAGCTTTATAATTTACCTATGTTGCCATCAGGTACTGTTCCTGACAATACCTGA
- a CDS encoding beta-ketoacyl-ACP synthase III, translated as MKKRAVITGVHGWVPDYVLDNKELETMVDTNDEWITSRTGIKERRILKGENQGTSVIGTAAVKGLLEKTNTNPEDIDLIICATVTPDMLFPATANIIAHNVGAKNCYSFDISAACSGFLYALTMGSQFIETGAHKKVIIIGADKMSSIVNYQDRTTCIIFGDGGGAVLLEPTEEPLGVMDSMLHTDGSGADYLRIEAGGSKKPASIASVTAREHFVFQEGSTVFKFAVTNMAEVSAEIMKKNNLTADDIAWLVPHQANKRIIDATSKRMGIGSEKVMLNIEKYGNTTAGTLPLCLWDYESKLRKGDNLILAAFGGGFTWGAVYLKWGYDPKSV; from the coding sequence ATGAAAAAAAGAGCTGTTATTACAGGAGTGCATGGCTGGGTACCCGATTATGTACTTGACAACAAAGAACTGGAAACCATGGTAGATACTAATGACGAATGGATTACCAGTCGTACAGGTATCAAAGAAAGGAGAATTTTAAAAGGGGAGAATCAAGGCACTTCAGTCATAGGCACAGCAGCAGTTAAAGGTTTATTGGAAAAAACCAATACAAATCCAGAAGATATCGACTTGATTATCTGTGCAACCGTAACACCAGACATGTTATTTCCCGCTACAGCCAATATCATCGCCCATAACGTGGGTGCTAAAAACTGCTACAGTTTTGATATTTCTGCGGCTTGTTCTGGGTTTTTATACGCCTTAACTATGGGTAGTCAGTTTATTGAAACGGGCGCGCATAAAAAGGTAATCATTATAGGTGCAGATAAAATGTCCTCTATTGTAAATTACCAGGACCGTACAACTTGTATTATCTTCGGTGATGGCGGTGGAGCTGTTTTGCTTGAACCTACTGAAGAACCACTTGGCGTCATGGACTCGATGCTGCACACTGACGGATCGGGTGCAGATTACCTTCGTATAGAGGCAGGAGGCAGCAAAAAGCCTGCTTCGATCGCCTCAGTTACTGCCAGAGAACACTTCGTTTTTCAGGAGGGCTCTACGGTATTTAAATTTGCGGTGACCAATATGGCAGAGGTAAGTGCTGAAATAATGAAGAAAAACAATTTGACTGCTGATGATATCGCTTGGCTAGTACCTCATCAAGCGAATAAGAGAATAATTGACGCTACCTCTAAAAGAATGGGGATTGGTTCTGAAAAGGTAATGTTGAACATTGAAAAATATGGCAACACTACAGCTGGCACTCTACCACTGTGCTTATGGGATTATGAATCTAAGCTAAGGAAGGGAGACAATCTTATTTTAGCTGCTTTCGGAGGTGGATTTACCTGGGGAGCAGTATATTTAAAGTGGGGATATGACCCAAAAAGCGTTTAA